The Streptomyces sp. NBC_00440 genome contains a region encoding:
- a CDS encoding enoyl-CoA hydratase/isomerase family protein: MTVTLEVSEGVGTIRLDRPPMNALNVAIQDRLRELAEEASHRDDVRAVVLYGGEKVFAAGADIKEMQAMDHAAMVVRSRALQDSFTAVARIPKPVVAAVTGYALGGGCELALCADFRIAADNAKLGQPEILLGLIPGAGGTQRLSRLIGPSKAKDLIFTGRQVKAPEALTLGLVDRVVPAAEVYEQAHAWAARLAQGPAIALRAAKESVDAGLETDLDTGLAIERTWFAGLFATEDRERGMRSFVDEGPGKAKFR; encoded by the coding sequence ATGACAGTCACCCTCGAAGTCTCAGAAGGCGTCGGCACCATCCGTCTGGACCGCCCGCCGATGAACGCACTCAACGTCGCGATCCAGGACCGGCTCCGCGAACTCGCCGAAGAGGCGTCCCACCGCGACGACGTACGCGCTGTGGTGCTCTACGGCGGCGAGAAGGTGTTCGCGGCCGGGGCGGACATCAAGGAGATGCAGGCCATGGACCACGCGGCGATGGTCGTACGCTCCCGGGCCCTGCAGGACTCCTTCACCGCGGTGGCCCGGATCCCCAAGCCGGTGGTCGCCGCGGTCACCGGATACGCGCTGGGCGGCGGTTGCGAACTGGCGCTCTGCGCCGACTTCCGTATCGCGGCCGACAACGCCAAGCTCGGGCAGCCCGAGATCCTGCTCGGTCTGATCCCCGGCGCCGGTGGCACCCAGCGGCTCTCCCGGCTGATCGGCCCGTCCAAGGCCAAGGATCTGATCTTCACCGGCCGTCAGGTCAAGGCGCCCGAGGCGCTCACCCTCGGTCTGGTCGACCGGGTCGTCCCGGCGGCCGAGGTGTACGAGCAGGCGCACGCCTGGGCGGCACGGCTCGCCCAGGGACCGGCCATCGCGCTGCGCGCCGCCAAGGAGTCCGTCGACGCGGGTCTGGAGACGGACCTCGACACCGGACTGGCCATCGAGCGCACCTGGTTCGCCGGTCTCTTCGCGACGGAGGACCGCGAACGGGGTATGCGCAGCTTCGTCGATGAGGGCCCCGGCAAGGCCAAGTTCCGCTGA
- a CDS encoding ATP-binding protein, with product MMGGMAGLEGVEQPRQRVHADAARWVPAVEDEQALKALELFGSPTDAEVRLASRPESAATARRLTRGVVLRQWGLSAQTAEYAVLLVSELVGNAVRHTGARVFGLRMLRRRGWIRVEVRDPSRGLPCLMPVQPMDVSGRGLFLVDKLSDRWGVDLLPRGKTTWFEMRVADRQPS from the coding sequence ATGATGGGGGGCATGGCGGGCCTGGAGGGTGTGGAGCAGCCGCGGCAGCGCGTTCACGCGGATGCTGCGCGATGGGTACCGGCCGTTGAGGACGAACAGGCTCTGAAAGCACTGGAGTTGTTCGGCAGCCCAACGGACGCGGAGGTGCGGCTGGCGTCCCGTCCGGAGTCGGCTGCGACCGCTCGGCGGCTCACCCGGGGCGTCGTACTGCGCCAGTGGGGGCTCTCCGCGCAGACCGCCGAGTACGCGGTGTTACTCGTCTCGGAGCTCGTGGGCAACGCGGTCCGCCACACCGGCGCCCGGGTCTTCGGGCTCCGGATGCTGCGCCGCCGGGGCTGGATCCGGGTGGAGGTCCGCGATCCGTCCCGCGGGCTGCCCTGTCTGATGCCGGTCCAGCCGATGGATGTCAGCGGGCGCGGCCTCTTCCTGGTCGACAAGCTCTCGGACCGCTGGGGGGTGGACCTGCTGCCGCGCGGCAAGACCACCTGGTTCGAGATGCGGGTCGCCGACCGACAGCCCTCCTGA
- a CDS encoding polysaccharide deacetylase family protein translates to MTDISRRSALRAGAGAAVAGAFTAGCSGGGAPAAAPSPAGARPARSPSGPATSRALHAPAPLAFAGQPAQIAHGPRGRPRVALTFHGQGEPAIAKSVLAEAERAGARVTVLAVGTWLDEYPAMARRILDGGHDLGNHTLHHTSISAMGEQEAYAEITGCADRLRRLTGSIGTWFRPSRTQYATPLVQRLAGRAGYPHVLSYDTDSLDFTSPGVAAVVRNVTGAVRSGSVVSMHFGYADTVAALPAILDAFDRRGLHAVTTTELLTS, encoded by the coding sequence GTGACTGACATAAGCCGCCGCAGCGCACTGCGGGCAGGAGCCGGCGCGGCCGTCGCCGGGGCGTTCACCGCGGGGTGTTCCGGCGGCGGCGCACCCGCCGCGGCCCCTTCCCCGGCCGGGGCCCGCCCCGCACGCTCCCCTTCCGGGCCCGCCACATCCCGGGCCCTCCATGCCCCGGCACCCCTCGCCTTCGCCGGGCAGCCGGCCCAGATCGCACACGGCCCCCGTGGCCGCCCCCGCGTCGCGCTCACCTTCCACGGCCAGGGCGAGCCCGCCATCGCCAAGTCCGTGCTCGCCGAGGCGGAACGGGCCGGAGCACGGGTCACCGTCCTCGCCGTCGGTACCTGGCTCGACGAGTATCCCGCGATGGCCCGCCGCATCCTCGACGGCGGTCACGACCTGGGCAACCACACCCTCCACCACACCTCCATCTCGGCGATGGGCGAGCAGGAGGCGTACGCCGAGATCACCGGCTGCGCCGACCGGCTGCGGCGGCTCACGGGATCCATCGGCACCTGGTTCCGCCCCTCGCGCACCCAGTACGCGACCCCCCTGGTCCAGCGGCTCGCGGGACGCGCGGGGTACCCCCATGTGCTCTCGTACGACACCGATTCCCTCGACTTCACCTCGCCCGGCGTCGCGGCGGTCGTCCGCAACGTCACCGGCGCTGTCCGGTCCGGTTCGGTGGTCTCGATGCACTTCGGCTACGCGGACACGGTCGCCGCGCTGCCCGCCATCCTGGACGCCTTCGACCGCCGCGGGCTGCACGCGGTGACGACTACGGAGCTGCTGACCTCATGA
- a CDS encoding YncE family protein: MITKRTTGLFAATVTTGLTVALGGCGSSGEAAHGHRAHPAAARTTTAAAAQRGTAAKSAEPAPLAGMPPVLNPKDLYAADRPGKLSPVVRKFPSLVYVPNTNSNTVNVIDPKTYKVIRTIPVGVQPQHVVPSWDLKTLWVNNDRGNTLTPINPANGKVGKTLDVHDPYNLYFTPNGKYAIVMASLDRQLVFRDPHTMKIKKTLPVTCSGVNHADFSADGRYFIVSCEFSGELLKVDTEKMKVVGQQKLPFKGAMPQDVKISPDGRTFYIADMMADGMWVLPADKFTTPKLVHTGKGCHGLYISRDSKEMYISNRGEGTISVFSFPQDKLIKKWVLPGGGSPDMGGVSANGKVLWLTGRYNAEVYAIDTTSGKQLARIPVGSGPHGLAVYPQPGRYSLGHTGIFR; this comes from the coding sequence ATGATCACCAAACGCACCACCGGGCTGTTCGCCGCCACCGTCACCACCGGCCTCACCGTCGCACTCGGCGGCTGCGGGTCCTCCGGCGAGGCCGCACACGGGCACCGTGCACACCCGGCCGCCGCCAGAACCACCACCGCTGCCGCCGCGCAGCGGGGCACCGCGGCGAAGTCGGCGGAACCCGCGCCACTGGCCGGTATGCCCCCGGTCCTCAACCCCAAGGACCTGTACGCGGCGGACCGCCCGGGCAAACTCTCGCCCGTCGTGCGGAAGTTCCCGTCCCTGGTCTACGTACCGAACACCAACTCCAACACGGTCAACGTGATCGACCCCAAGACGTACAAGGTCATCCGCACCATCCCGGTCGGTGTGCAGCCGCAGCACGTCGTGCCCTCCTGGGACCTGAAGACGCTCTGGGTCAACAACGACCGGGGCAACACGCTCACGCCGATCAATCCGGCGAACGGCAAGGTGGGGAAGACGCTCGACGTCCACGACCCGTACAACCTCTACTTCACGCCCAACGGCAAGTACGCCATCGTCATGGCCTCGCTCGACCGCCAGCTCGTCTTCCGCGACCCGCACACCATGAAGATCAAGAAGACCCTCCCGGTGACGTGTTCCGGCGTCAACCACGCGGACTTCTCGGCCGACGGGCGGTACTTCATCGTCTCCTGCGAGTTCTCCGGCGAACTGCTCAAGGTCGACACCGAGAAGATGAAGGTGGTCGGCCAGCAGAAGCTGCCCTTCAAGGGGGCGATGCCGCAGGACGTGAAGATCTCGCCGGACGGCCGGACCTTCTACATCGCCGACATGATGGCCGACGGGATGTGGGTGCTCCCCGCGGACAAGTTCACCACCCCGAAGCTGGTGCACACCGGCAAGGGCTGCCACGGGCTCTACATCAGCCGCGACTCCAAGGAGATGTACATCTCCAACCGGGGCGAGGGCACCATCTCGGTCTTCAGCTTCCCGCAGGACAAACTCATCAAGAAGTGGGTCCTGCCCGGCGGCGGGAGCCCCGACATGGGCGGCGTCTCGGCCAACGGCAAGGTGCTCTGGCTGACCGGGCGCTACAACGCGGAGGTGTACGCGATCGACACCACCAGCGGCAAGCAGCTCGCCCGCATCCCGGTCGGCAGCGGCCCGCACGGACTCGCGGTGTACCCGCAGCCCGGCCGCTACTCGCTGGGTCACACCGGGATCTTCCGCTAG
- a CDS encoding GNAT family N-acetyltransferase encodes MRSTGSGASRGTLAAILTAAAHGSFPPADGATTVIAQPNARDAGVLALTAHSVVFLDEDPQWVRRTLADTAADPLAAAMNPAFLAALMTRTGRRMNTIDLLTAAPALPGEPPVALREIKDPDHPRVVRSRTFRDEVRVWAADGGVLIMGRGVAGRPEAAIEVDEAARGRGLGPRLAVAARHLVEGDVVWAQQSPGNARSVRAFQRAGYRPVGSEALLVAG; translated from the coding sequence ATGCGTTCGACCGGGAGCGGTGCGTCACGCGGCACTCTGGCTGCCATCCTGACAGCGGCGGCACACGGTTCCTTCCCTCCGGCGGACGGGGCGACGACCGTGATCGCCCAGCCGAACGCCCGGGACGCCGGGGTGCTGGCCCTGACCGCCCACTCGGTGGTCTTCCTCGACGAGGATCCGCAGTGGGTACGCAGGACGCTGGCCGATACCGCGGCGGACCCGCTCGCCGCGGCGATGAACCCGGCCTTCCTGGCCGCGCTGATGACCCGTACCGGCCGCCGGATGAACACCATCGACCTGCTGACGGCCGCACCCGCGCTGCCGGGCGAACCCCCGGTCGCACTGCGGGAGATCAAGGATCCGGACCACCCGAGGGTGGTCCGGTCCCGGACGTTCCGCGACGAGGTCCGGGTGTGGGCGGCTGACGGCGGCGTGCTGATCATGGGACGCGGGGTCGCGGGGCGCCCGGAGGCCGCCATCGAGGTGGACGAGGCGGCGCGTGGCCGGGGGCTGGGACCGCGGCTCGCGGTGGCCGCCCGGCACCTCGTCGAGGGGGACGTCGTATGGGCGCAGCAGTCGCCGGGCAACGCCCGCAGCGTACGGGCGTTCCAGCGAGCGGGGTACCGGCCGGTGGGCTCGGAGGCACTGCTGGTGGCGGGGTGA
- a CDS encoding MerR family transcriptional regulator has translation MNDDGPEVFTIGQLSRRTGLSVRTIRYWSDIGALPPAGRSTGGYRLYDAACVARLELVRTLRELGLGLATVRRVLAGESGIADVAAAHVAALDAQIRSLRLNRAVLSTVAKRASGAEEMALMNRLARLSTVERKRIIEEFTEEVFGGLDITPGIQEQVRRTVVELPDDPTPEQVDAWVELAELVQDPAFRQRMRAMAEFNTRAAQDDGGAAGTGDRQWFVEQVTRLAGDARESGVAPGSAEAAGILDQLLGATADRDALLRRLEGAAFAEADRYRRLMAVINGREGQPQHNEDFAWLAAALRAHPAG, from the coding sequence ATGAACGACGACGGACCCGAAGTCTTCACGATCGGTCAGCTCTCCCGCCGTACCGGGCTCTCCGTACGGACCATCCGCTACTGGTCGGACATCGGCGCCCTGCCGCCGGCCGGGCGGTCGACGGGAGGCTACCGGCTGTACGACGCCGCCTGCGTGGCCCGGCTCGAACTCGTCCGCACCCTGCGGGAGCTCGGCCTCGGTCTCGCCACGGTGCGCCGGGTGCTGGCCGGGGAGAGCGGAATCGCCGACGTGGCCGCCGCCCATGTGGCGGCCCTGGACGCGCAGATCCGTTCGCTGAGGCTGAACCGGGCCGTGTTGTCGACCGTCGCGAAACGCGCGTCAGGCGCAGAGGAGATGGCACTCATGAACCGACTGGCACGGCTGTCCACCGTGGAACGCAAGCGCATCATCGAGGAGTTCACCGAGGAGGTGTTCGGCGGCCTCGACATCACCCCGGGCATCCAGGAGCAGGTCCGGCGCACCGTCGTGGAGTTGCCCGACGACCCCACCCCCGAGCAGGTCGACGCCTGGGTGGAGCTCGCCGAGCTGGTCCAGGACCCGGCCTTCCGGCAACGGATGCGGGCCATGGCCGAGTTCAACACCCGGGCGGCCCAGGACGACGGGGGAGCCGCAGGCACCGGGGACCGGCAGTGGTTCGTCGAGCAGGTCACCCGGCTGGCCGGTGACGCCCGCGAGAGCGGTGTCGCCCCCGGCTCCGCGGAGGCCGCCGGCATCCTGGACCAGCTGCTCGGCGCCACCGCGGACCGGGACGCGCTGCTCCGGCGGCTGGAGGGCGCCGCCTTCGCCGAGGCGGACCGCTACCGGCGGCTGATGGCGGTCATCAACGGCCGGGAGGGGCAGCCCCAGCACAACGAGGACTTCGCCTGGCTGGCCGCCGCCCTGCGGGCCCACCCCGCCGGGTAA
- a CDS encoding EF-hand domain-containing protein, giving the protein MADKEEARKAFERLDVDGDGRITASEYKSVMAQLGDFHVTETVAQSIIRSKDANGDGRLSFEEFWASLNK; this is encoded by the coding sequence GTGGCGGACAAAGAAGAGGCCCGCAAGGCGTTCGAGCGTCTCGACGTGGACGGCGACGGCCGGATCACGGCGAGCGAGTACAAGAGCGTCATGGCGCAGCTCGGTGACTTCCATGTGACCGAGACCGTGGCTCAGTCCATCATCAGGTCCAAGGACGCCAACGGTGACGGCAGGCTCTCCTTCGAGGAGTTCTGGGCGTCGCTGAACAAGTAG
- a CDS encoding glycoside hydrolase family 64 protein: MISRRLFLTGAAATATALTYPAWGSALSPRASASAATCELALENKSLPGNVNAYVTGHEQGTDQWVLLRADGSVYHPQSPSAPQTPLPVDCAIPLKAAGAGPVTLTLPQMYGARIYFVRDDTLDFFLNPGPALVEPAFATAADPNYGRTWSFCEFTFNPDQLYANISYVDLVTAVPIGLSLTGDSDHTVAPLPDGAVDKIAADLTTQAGKDGQPWDKLIIRGSDGKVLRVISPQNLMASASPDAMPFGDLWTGYVDQVWEKYSSTDLTIDLQGGKGSLKGRVSGDTLTFDGGHTFTKPDSKSIFTCNDGPFANNPGDPDDKKALLARIAAGFNRSIMLTHPSQPNGTTAADYYQGDVTNHWARVLHANSPIGYAFPYDDVVPDGQPDVSGAANDGNPVRFTVSVGP, from the coding sequence GTGATATCCCGCAGACTGTTCCTGACCGGCGCCGCGGCGACCGCCACCGCTCTCACCTACCCCGCCTGGGGAAGCGCGCTCAGTCCACGCGCCTCGGCCTCCGCCGCCACCTGCGAACTGGCCCTGGAGAACAAGTCGTTGCCCGGCAACGTCAACGCCTATGTCACCGGCCACGAGCAGGGCACCGACCAGTGGGTCCTGCTGCGCGCCGACGGCAGCGTGTACCACCCGCAGTCACCGTCGGCCCCGCAGACACCGCTGCCGGTCGACTGCGCCATCCCGCTGAAGGCCGCAGGCGCGGGTCCGGTCACCTTGACGCTCCCTCAGATGTACGGCGCCCGCATCTACTTCGTGCGCGACGACACACTCGACTTCTTCCTCAACCCGGGCCCCGCCCTGGTCGAGCCGGCCTTCGCCACCGCCGCGGACCCGAACTACGGCCGCACCTGGTCGTTCTGCGAGTTCACCTTCAACCCGGACCAGCTGTACGCCAACATCTCCTACGTCGACCTGGTGACCGCGGTCCCCATCGGGCTCTCGCTCACGGGCGACAGCGACCACACCGTCGCCCCGCTGCCCGACGGCGCGGTCGACAAGATCGCCGCGGATCTCACCACCCAGGCGGGCAAGGACGGCCAGCCCTGGGACAAGCTGATCATCCGCGGCTCGGACGGCAAGGTGCTACGGGTGATCTCGCCGCAGAACCTGATGGCGTCCGCCTCCCCCGACGCGATGCCGTTCGGCGATCTGTGGACCGGCTATGTGGACCAGGTCTGGGAGAAGTACAGCTCCACCGACCTCACCATCGACCTGCAGGGCGGCAAGGGCAGCCTGAAGGGCCGGGTGAGCGGCGACACCCTCACCTTCGACGGCGGCCACACCTTCACCAAGCCCGACTCGAAGTCCATCTTCACCTGCAACGACGGCCCCTTCGCCAACAATCCGGGTGACCCGGACGACAAGAAGGCGCTGCTCGCCAGGATCGCGGCCGGGTTCAACCGGTCGATCATGCTCACCCACCCCAGCCAGCCGAACGGCACCACGGCTGCCGACTACTACCAGGGCGACGTCACCAACCACTGGGCGCGGGTACTTCACGCCAACTCGCCGATCGGGTACGCCTTTCCGTACGACGATGTGGTCCCCGACGGCCAGCCCGATGTCTCGGGCGCCGCGAACGACGGCAATCCGGTCCGGTTCACGGTGTCCGTCGGGCCCTGA
- a CDS encoding NADPH-dependent F420 reductase has protein sequence MKIGIIGAGNIGGNLTRRLTALGHDVSVANSRGPHTLGDLAEETGATPVPVAEAAHGAEVVVVTIPLKAVPDLPSGLLDGAAPGVAVIDTGNYYPRERDGRIDAIEDGLPESRWTEQQIGHPVIKAFNGIYAHNIIDAARPQGASGRFALPVAGDDEAAKRVVRELIDEIGFDTVDAGGIDDSWRQQPDTPVYGLSADADGIAKALADAPRERPAAFRA, from the coding sequence ATGAAGATCGGCATCATCGGCGCCGGAAACATCGGCGGCAATCTCACCCGGCGGCTCACGGCGCTCGGGCACGACGTGTCCGTGGCCAACTCGCGCGGCCCGCACACCCTGGGCGATCTCGCCGAGGAGACGGGCGCCACCCCTGTCCCGGTGGCAGAGGCGGCGCACGGTGCCGAGGTCGTCGTGGTCACCATCCCGTTGAAGGCCGTACCGGATCTGCCGTCCGGTCTGCTCGACGGCGCCGCTCCTGGCGTGGCCGTGATCGACACCGGCAACTACTACCCGCGGGAGCGGGACGGCCGGATCGACGCCATCGAGGACGGGCTCCCGGAGAGCCGCTGGACCGAGCAGCAGATCGGCCACCCGGTCATCAAGGCGTTCAACGGCATCTACGCGCACAACATCATCGACGCGGCCCGGCCCCAGGGGGCTTCCGGCCGGTTCGCCCTGCCGGTCGCCGGGGACGACGAGGCCGCCAAGCGGGTCGTACGCGAGCTGATCGACGAGATCGGTTTCGACACCGTCGACGCGGGCGGCATCGACGACTCCTGGCGCCAGCAGCCGGACACCCCTGTCTACGGACTCTCGGCCGACGCCGACGGGATCGCCAAGGCGCTCGCCGACGCACCGCGCGAGCGCCCCGCCGCCTTCCGGGCCTGA
- a CDS encoding glycoside hydrolase family 25 protein: protein MLHGIDVSTYQSSFDTDGLAFVFIKASEGHTYVNPRLTTQTKLARDGGCVVGFYHFLWPGNIQTQAEYFVSKAPEKGGDLLAVDWETTGDGTRASNAEKDSFIRAVKKLRPHNRVLLYTNRDYWLHHDTTSYAGDGLWIADYTTAGKPRIKATWTFHQYSDSPLDKDVAHSRFASKSALKEWATP from the coding sequence GTGCTGCACGGCATCGATGTCAGTACGTACCAGTCGTCGTTCGACACCGACGGTCTGGCCTTTGTGTTCATCAAGGCCTCCGAGGGCCACACCTATGTCAATCCACGGCTGACCACACAGACCAAACTGGCGCGGGACGGCGGGTGCGTCGTCGGCTTCTACCATTTCCTGTGGCCCGGCAACATCCAGACGCAGGCCGAGTACTTCGTGAGCAAGGCCCCCGAGAAGGGGGGCGACCTGCTCGCGGTGGACTGGGAGACCACCGGCGACGGAACCCGGGCCAGCAACGCCGAGAAGGACAGCTTCATCCGCGCGGTGAAGAAACTGCGGCCGCACAACCGGGTGCTGCTGTACACGAACCGCGACTACTGGCTGCACCACGACACCACGTCGTACGCCGGGGACGGGCTGTGGATCGCGGACTACACCACGGCGGGCAAGCCCAGGATCAAGGCGACCTGGACCTTCCACCAGTACAGCGACAGCCCGCTCGACAAGGACGTGGCCCACTCGCGCTTCGCGAGCAAGAGCGCGCTGAAGGAGTGGGCCACGCCGTAG
- a CDS encoding beta-ketoacyl-[acyl-carrier-protein] synthase family protein, with protein sequence MATRTDVWVTGLGATTPLGGDVPRTWAAMTAGENGISSLDGESWARQLPVRIGARMRQDPAESLKRTEARRLDRCEQAALVCAREAWRDAGAPEVDPERLAVVIGTGTGGLLSLLGQNRVLEESGPRKVSPHTVPMLMANGPAAWVSIDLGARGGAHTPVSACASGAEAIAYGLDLIRAGRADIVVAGGSEASLHPLPLTAFAQMMALSTANDDPDGASRPFDAARGGFVLGEGAAVLVLESAEHARARTARAHGAVAGAGTTSSAQHITASDPDGQARAIRKALRDAELTPADIGHVHAHATSTPQGDLAEAEAVAAAVGAHPVVTATKSMTGHLLGASGALGAMAAILALRDGTVPPTRNLTRLDERVPLDVVTGSARSGRWDAALANSFGFGGHNVSLVLTSPR encoded by the coding sequence ATGGCGACAAGAACGGATGTCTGGGTCACCGGCCTGGGGGCCACCACGCCGCTCGGCGGCGATGTCCCGCGTACCTGGGCCGCGATGACAGCGGGCGAGAACGGAATCAGCAGCCTGGACGGTGAGAGCTGGGCGCGGCAGTTGCCGGTGCGGATCGGGGCCCGGATGCGCCAGGACCCGGCGGAGTCACTGAAGCGCACCGAAGCCCGCCGGCTCGACCGGTGCGAACAGGCCGCACTCGTCTGCGCCCGCGAGGCCTGGAGGGACGCCGGCGCACCCGAAGTCGACCCGGAGCGCCTCGCGGTCGTGATCGGTACGGGTACCGGCGGCCTGCTCTCCCTGCTCGGGCAGAACCGCGTGCTGGAGGAGTCGGGCCCCAGGAAGGTCTCGCCGCACACCGTCCCCATGCTCATGGCGAACGGCCCGGCCGCCTGGGTCTCCATCGACCTGGGAGCCCGGGGCGGAGCGCACACCCCGGTGAGTGCCTGCGCGTCCGGCGCGGAGGCCATCGCGTACGGCCTCGACCTCATCCGGGCGGGGCGGGCCGACATCGTGGTGGCAGGCGGCTCCGAGGCGAGCCTGCATCCGCTGCCGCTGACCGCCTTCGCGCAGATGATGGCGCTGTCGACGGCCAACGACGATCCTGACGGCGCCTCACGCCCCTTCGACGCCGCGCGGGGCGGCTTCGTACTCGGTGAGGGCGCAGCCGTCCTGGTCCTGGAGAGCGCCGAGCACGCCCGCGCCCGCACCGCGCGGGCGCACGGAGCGGTGGCCGGGGCGGGCACGACGTCCAGCGCGCAGCACATCACCGCGTCCGACCCCGACGGCCAGGCCCGGGCGATCCGCAAGGCATTGCGGGACGCGGAACTCACCCCCGCGGACATCGGGCACGTCCACGCGCACGCCACCTCCACCCCGCAGGGAGATCTCGCGGAGGCGGAGGCGGTCGCGGCGGCTGTCGGCGCCCATCCGGTGGTCACGGCCACCAAGTCCATGACCGGTCATCTGCTGGGCGCCTCGGGCGCGTTGGGTGCGATGGCGGCGATCCTGGCCCTGCGGGACGGGACCGTTCCCCCGACCCGCAATCTGACCCGGCTCGACGAACGGGTACCGCTGGATGTCGTCACCGGCAGTGCCCGCAGCGGGCGTTGGGACGCCGCCCTGGCCAACTCGTTCGGCTTCGGCGGCCACAACGTATCCCTGGTTCTCACATCGCCCAGGTGA
- a CDS encoding TetR family transcriptional regulator, which translates to MTTNARTEGTRARLLAAARTEFAEHGMGGARVDRIAARAGANKERIYGYFGSKEKLFAAVVAESVVDHAVRVGLPDGDPGEYAGRVYDFHRSNPELTRMMMWEALYYGDRSLPDDEVRTEQYARKAAALAESTGGRLVGDAAATFLALIGVAVWPLAFPQMARLVLGAGEGSPDADALRAYVVETARKLAPPSPDPSG; encoded by the coding sequence ATGACGACAAACGCCCGCACCGAGGGGACCCGCGCCCGCCTGCTGGCCGCCGCCCGCACGGAGTTCGCCGAACACGGCATGGGCGGCGCCCGCGTCGACCGCATCGCCGCTCGGGCAGGGGCCAACAAGGAGCGGATCTACGGGTACTTCGGCAGCAAGGAGAAGCTGTTCGCGGCGGTCGTCGCGGAGTCCGTGGTCGACCACGCGGTACGGGTCGGACTGCCGGACGGCGACCCGGGCGAGTACGCGGGACGGGTGTACGACTTCCACCGCAGCAACCCCGAGCTGACCCGGATGATGATGTGGGAGGCCCTGTACTACGGCGACCGGTCGCTGCCCGACGACGAGGTGCGCACGGAGCAGTACGCACGGAAGGCCGCAGCGCTGGCGGAGTCCACCGGCGGGCGGCTGGTGGGGGACGCCGCTGCCACGTTCCTCGCCCTCATCGGGGTGGCGGTCTGGCCGCTGGCGTTCCCGCAGATGGCCCGCCTGGTCCTGGGCGCGGGAGAGGGCTCGCCGGATGCCGACGCACTGCGGGCCTACGTGGTGGAGACGGCCCGCAAACTGGCCCCGCCCTCCCCGGACCCGTCGGGCTGA